The Spodoptera frugiperda isolate SF20-4 chromosome 8, AGI-APGP_CSIRO_Sfru_2.0, whole genome shotgun sequence DNA segment TATTTCTGTGAGCTTATAGCTGCCGTGATgaataataactaattaaaataaaggttttGTTTGATTGGTAagagtagttttaattttgatataagtttttgaTACAAATAATGTGTCTGTTATAATGTTTTCAATTGGGCAAGAAGTTAGGATTGAACCGAACTATCACTGTGGTAAAACTTGAGAgacataatgtttttaaattgatacaTGTAcctataatgttatttatttatattcatttttattgtgAGGAGGAGATCttctaatggcttctcccgccttgggcgaggcgagagggagtgtcagacttcaACTGACTAAAACTCacaccgtttctactcctacttttcgagtcggaatcccggtaacccactaggtagtccgcagctcatacCTATACTAAAGGGAACATCCTACTTCATAAACAATGTGAGATTTTGTCTATATCCACTTGATACTTTAActgattattttcaaaaatgaatTGCGTACTGGGTTCAGACTAACCCTACTAGTGGATAAGTCGATGAACAATCTATAAAAGTAGACAAGTCCGTCTAGACAAGTAATAAAGAAAGTTAAATTCATGAATTTAACATTGGTACACAAACCAACACAAATAACGAAAGTATTTCACCGGCAAACTGTCCATTCATCAAAAAGGCCATTAGATAACTattatgaatgttattttaCGTATGACAACACTCAACAATAGTATTTACATTCGATGTCAGTTTGTTTTACATCCGAAATACACATTGAATAAACGCGTAACATATTTCTTCTAACATTCTCAGTTCTTTTATGCTTTGAACATAATGACACGCATTACAAGAGGGCCATAGTTCCGTGGACTAGCATTGTTCGTACAAAGAAAGGTGAATGAAGAcctgaataataataacacatgTTGGCCGGTAGGAAAAAAGTTTTGAGATATGACAACACCGCCACGTGTTTAGAACACAATAGAATTTGAAAAGATTCCAAAATTTTCAAAACGTTCTATTTgacgtttgttgttttttttatcgtCTTTTAGTTACCTAATGTCATTAATAAACTGGCcgtgtataaaaattaaatgtaaagaCTATAAAAAGTTTGTACGCGCGTAATTCGCGTTATCATAGGCGATATATCAAAAGGGCGTTGTGTTTTTAAGCGCGCGTGACATGTGATAATTTACGTATAATATGTACGTATATGCTCAGTGGGCTCATAAATTCGCAAGCCTGTGATTTATATGGGGATTAGAGCGCGTTATCATTACATAACTGTGTGGTGGCTTAAAGTTACACATATTACAGGTATCTAAGTATAATAATCATTTGTTATATGATACACATTTAAGCCTTTGGTTTGGTAATGCTACAATTTGCACGTATAACCAGTCATATAAAGTACTAAACTGGGTTATAAATGTGTTCTACATGCGAAtgaataaataagatttaaaacgACATACGAAaactaaattcatattttattaaacacaaaattgataataaagttaattatcactacaaagtataaaacaaagtcgctttctctgtccctttgtatgcttaaatatttaaaactatgcaacggattttgatgcggtttttttaatagatagagtgattcaagaggaaggtcttgtataatacatgcataaaatatcactaatgcacccatgcgaagctggtaGCTCgctagtatgtaataaaaaatgtttaataatgtcAACTGTTTTATAAAATCCATGCATCAAGAAGGCCTACATCAAAGTCGAGTCCGTCATCAAAGTTGAGTCCGCATCGCGCCGCGCTAACGAGTGGATGTgtacaataatttttaatttttgtgttatattatgaataaaacTATACACGTGACTTTAGCCACTAATTATGAATACTAATAAGAACTACAGTTGAGTGAAAGTGACGTGAATTTACCCGCTAGAATCGTACTATACGTGGGCCGAGGTAACCCCCCCGCTACACCTCGACGGAAAGAGACGGGCTGCGGTTAGATAATTCGTCTCGCTTGCACAACAACTCAACTTTCCTGGAACTACACCTTGCTGCACCTCGATAGAAAGAGACGGACTGCGACTAGATAATTCATCTCGCTTGCACAACAACTCAACTTACTTCGAGCTACTGGTACCTTTTATTGTAGTTATTATGGAATGCCAAAAGTGCAAAAAAAGCCTATCTAAAAAAGGATCCCATTTCATTTGTCAAGGACCTTGCCAAGGAACTTTCCACCGGAACTGTGTGAAGGGATTAGCCGCTGATATGAAAGCGGGTAAAAACAGAATTTACTGCAATAATTGTGAGGAGGAGGAGGgaagtgatgatgatgaaccaGATGCAGAAGAGGATACTTGTGACCTTCAAAAAATGTTGAAAGACATACAAAAAAAGGTTGGCGCCATACCTGAACTAAAAGTACATCTAGATGTAATCAAGCACAGCATAAGTTTACTGTCTGATAAGTACGACTCCCTTATAAAGGAGCACGAACAAGCTAAGGATAAAATTGCTAAGCTTGAGAAGTCATCATTAAACACTACCAATAGATGTGTATACTTAGAGAAGTGCAACTTAGCTCTCGAACAAAAACTGAACGAATATGAGCAATCATCGCGCAAACTTAACATTGAAATCGTAGGAGTAGAATACCTACCTAATGAAAATGTGAAAGATATAGTAACTAAAATAGGTGATGAAATAGGAGTGAGTAGTCACAACATCGAGTGGGTGAAGCGTAGTCGACCAGCAAAACAAGGGGCAAAACCATCTCCTATAATCATAGGATTCAAGGCATCAGGAGTGGAATGCAGAAATAAATGGTTGGAGAAGCGCCGCCAGATGTTTGAAAAATCCATAACCAGTAACATGATTATTCCCGGCGGATCGGTAAACAACAGAATATATATTAATGAAGATCTCATACCCACAACAAGAGCCTTGTTATGGAACGCGAAAAAACAACTCCATGGTGTCTGCAAATATATTTGGGTAACAAACGGAAAAATCCTGGTGAAAAAAGCGGAAGGCGAAAAAACCATATGGTTAAGGTCTCAAAGTGATATAAGTGatttaatgaaatgaatgtTGAAACTATGGACGTTCTAGATTgcaggtacctactttttatttatattattaccatATGTTTTACCTATGTCTacctaaattaagtaaaattcgCAGATTTCaatgatattaatataataaacgaaaatattGTAAACTATAACTCTGTTGATGATATTAATGTTTGGTTAAAACCATTAAAACCATTCGCAAACACAAAAACACTAAGTgtattacatataaatatacgtTCTATAGTTAAACACTTTAGTGAATTGTTAGTAACAATAGGCAATTGCCTCGATTTGTTAGATATAATAGTTTTAACAGAGTCTAATATAAATTactcattattatcattttataatattaaagggTACAACCTAAACAGTTATGTTAGAACGGGTCGTAGCGGTGGTGGCGTGTTGGTGTATACGCGCGCTGAGTtgtgtgcatgtgtgtgtgaCCTAGCAACACCCGCAAATTGTGCTCGGGCGGCGGAGTACGTTTCCATTACActtgattataataatgaacaGATACACCTTTTATCAATCTACAGGCctcctaaaattaataaacaagataaaataaaacagtttctaATTGAATTGCGAAGTATCCTAGAAACTTTACcaccaaataaaaaagtaattatatgtGGCGATATTAATATTAACCTTTTAAATAGTTCTGACCAATATGTTAACTCGTATGAAAATTTACTTTCTGAATACGGTTTTACTAAATGtataaatgacgtcacgcgtAAGGAAATTTTACTAGGTAAAATTGTGCAATCTTGTTTAGACCACATATACATAAGAGCGaataatatatctattaactcggcagttataaaatataaaatctctgATCACTTTTTTGTGTCAGCCGTGGTGGAATGGAAACAAACTCCGACGCCGCGCGCGCGCGATTCTCGTGCACATGCGCCTAGCAAACGGGTACttgacaataaaattgtaaaacaaaaattggAAAATGTCGATTTCGATAGTTTATTGTCAATTGAATGTCCATGTGAATTGTATAGTAAATTTTGTGGAATATTTACTGACATTTATAAtgaaagttataaaattgtatgtacaaAAAACAGTGAGAGAAATAATAAACCATGGATAGATAACAATTTGAAAGCTATGATAGAGGAAAAAGATAGATTATTTAACGTATGGTGTAACGAACCAAAGAATATGCTAAAACGCCTTAATTATACTAGATATAGAAACAGATGCCaaaaagctataaataaaagtaaaaatatatatgatacAAATAGTATAAtagattgtaaaaataatattaagaagctatgggaaaaaataaatagtttaataggAAATACAAAACCGTCCTTAGatagtttaattatttctaatatGGACAGCTCAATATCTATTTCCGAAGTATGTAATAAATTTGCAATAACATTTAcagaagaaatagaaaaaatcaaGCATCAATGTAATGAAACATGGATAAACAGAAAGGAATATGTGGCACTCACGGACAGGTCTATGAGATGGCAACCGGTGACCGCTAGCGATATAAACAATGTCATTAAAACCATGAGTACTAACAAATCACCGGGAACTGATTTAGTTCGTATGtccgatataaaaataatttcgaaaaagTTGTGTCCTATACTGGCCAAACTCGTAAACCTGTCAGTTGCTACAGGTACTTtcccaaataaattaaaagaagcAATTGTACGTCCTATACACAAAAAAGGAAATTTTAAAGATGTTTCAAATTATCGACCGATAGCCATATTGTCAAGCGTAGataaaattatggaaaaatgTGTGGTCAATCAActaggaaaatatttacaacagaataatattgtcaataagtGTCAACACGGGTTCTTAAAGGGTAAAAGTACAAGTACACTGTTATCTGAATTTACTgacgaaattaataattatttagaggataaaaaaattgtaatatccaTATTTTTTGACTATAAGAAAGCATTTGATACATTGCAAAAAGATACCCTTATTAACGCTATGAAGGAGTGCGGTGTGGGACAACCACTAAACCAGTGGTTTAGTGATTACCTCACAGGGCGCTCTTACCGGGTAAAGGTGGGTGATACTCTCAGTGACAGGGTGGCGGTACGGAGCGGAGTGCCTCAAGGATCAGGATGTGGTCCTATCTGCTACCTCATGCACGTGAACAGCTTATGCGGAGTGTTGCGTCATTGCTCGTCATACATGTACGCAGACGATCTATGTGTGCTCCGCGCCGGAACCgacatcaatgacatctgtccgTTAATCCAGCAAGACATAGACGCAGTAGTTAAATGGTCCCATGACAATGGGATTATTCTAAATGCTGATAAAACCAAACTTCTTGTCATCAGATCACCATATTCACACCTATCCATTTCTACTCCTAAATTGATAACACACGAATACTCATGTTTTcataatcatttaataaattgtaattgtaaacctGTTGAAGCTGTTAATTCTGTTACTTATCTTGGTGTCAAAATAGATGAAAGTTTTTCATGGTCCTGTCATGTAGATTACATTTGTAGTAAATTAAGAATATTACTTAGTAAGTTTTATCATTTAAGTTACAAAgttcctattaaaatattaagatgtTTGTATCTATCCTTAGTAGAATCAATAATAAGTTATGCTCTTGATAGCTACGGGCTAACGTTTAagacttacataaataaattagaatcaTTACAAATAAgatttcttaaactattagTTACAAA contains these protein-coding regions:
- the LOC126910935 gene encoding uncharacterized protein LOC126910935, with product MECQKCKKSLSKKGSHFICQGPCQGTFHRNCVKGLAADMKAGKNRIYCNNCEEEEGSDDDEPDAEEDTCDLQKMLKDIQKKVGAIPELKVHLDVIKHSISLLSDKYDSLIKEHEQAKDKIAKLEKSSLNTTNRCVYLEKCNLALEQKLNEYEQSSRKLNIEIVGVEYLPNENVKDIVTKIGDEIGVSSHNIEWVKRSRPAKQGAKPSPIIIGFKASGVECRNKWLEKRRQMFEKSITSNMIIPGGSVNNRIYINEDLIPTTRALLWNAKKQLHGVCKYIWVTNGKILVKKAEGEKTIWLRSQSDISDLMK
- the LOC126910934 gene encoding uncharacterized protein LOC126910934 produces the protein MIEEKDRLFNVWCNEPKNMLKRLNYTRYRNRCQKAINKSKNIYDTNSIIDCKNNIKKLWEKINSLIGNTKPSLDSLIISNMDSSISISEVCNKFAITFTEEIEKIKHQCNETWINRKEYVALTDRSMRWQPVTASDINNVIKTMSTNKSPGTDLVRMSDIKIISKKLCPILAKLVNLSVATGTFPNKLKEAIVRPIHKKGNFKDVSNYRPIAILSSVDKIMEKCVVNQLGKYLQQNNIVNKCQHGFLKGKSTSTLLSEFTDEINNYLEDKKIVISIFFDYKKAFDTLQKDTLINAMKECGVGQPLNQWFSDYLTGRSYRVKVGDTLSDRVAVRSGVPQGSGCGPICYLMHVNSLCGVLRHCSSYMYADDLCVLRAGTDINDICPLIQQDIDAVVKWSHDNGIILNADKTKLLVIRSPYSHLSISTPKLITHEYSCFHNHLINCNCKPVEAVNSVTYLGVKIDESFSWSCHVDYICSKLRILLSKFYHLSYKVPIKILRCLYLSLVESIISYALDSYGLTFKTYINKLESLQIRFLKLLVTKKTKISCKDDYRKLFKICKILPVHLKHTYLLAINQHGRKEHDLSIVTNNHSTRSVAAGKFNVPRVNNYFGDRTLKKRIPYVLNSLPADIRQENNKRIFKSKLKKYLFKILI